Genomic DNA from Brenneria izadpanahii:
CCGAGTAACGGCAAAACCCGCCATAAACCCCTGCATTTGTGTCTAAGGAACTGGCGGAGGGCATGGGAATTTCCCGCTCACTCCATATCTTCGATAGCCTTGACGGAAATCCCCATTCGCTGCATACGCGATAGCAGCGTGGTGCGTTTCAAGCCCAGCTTGGCGGCGGCGCCTTTCGGGCCGGCGACGATGCCGTTGGTTTCCTTCAGCACCCGGATAATCCGTTGACGTTCAGACTCTTCATCATCATCTTCCATGACGGGCGACGGCTCCGGTACGCCTTTGGCCGCCGCCGGAGAAGGCTTGGGCGTGTCAAGGGGCGACAGATGATGCTGCAATTCAGCCAATTGCAAATTCAGCGTGGTGCCTTTCGTCAGGATCACGGCGCGCTCAATGACATTCTCCAACTCACGCACATTTCCCGGCCAGGGCAGCTTACTCAGTTGACGCAGCATTTCGGAAGGAATGCTATCTATGGTTCGGTTCATACGCCGTGCGATCTTGCGGGTAAAAAACTTCGCCAACAGCGGAATATCTTCCGGCCGCTCGCGCAACGGCGGAATGACGATAGGAAAGACATTCAGCCGGTAATAGAGATCGCTGCGATACTCCCGATCGGCCACCATCTGTTTCAGATCGCGATTGGTGGCGGCGATCAGGCGAACATCAACCGAAATAACTTTGCTGCCCCCCAAGCGCTCTATTTCGCGCTCCTGTAACACCCGCAACAGTTTCGGCTGAAGCTCTAAAGGAATATCCCCCACTTCATCCAGAAACAGCGTGCTCTTATCCGCCATCTCGAAACGCCCCTGCCGCTGACTTGTCGCGCCGGTAAACGCGCCTTTTTCATGCCCGAACAGATCGCTTTCCAATAATCCGGAAGGGATCGCCGCGCAATTCATTTTCACCATCCGTTTCGCCTTGCGCGGACTCAAACTATGGATAGCCCGCGCGATCAGCTCTTTCCCGGTTCCGGTTTCCCCCAGAATAAGCACCGTACTATCGCTGCCGGCTACCATTTCCACCTGCTCCAACACCTGACGGATGGCGGCGCTGCGGCCAATGATTTCACCAAAGGCGCCGTCGCCCTGACTATGAATATGCTCGGTCAACTGTTCGGTCAGATAAAAATTTTCGTGGATCAGGCTGTCTTTCAAACGGGTAATCTGCCCATAGGCCAGCGCGTTATCCAGCGCAATCGCGATGCGCGAAGCAATCTG
This window encodes:
- the flhA gene encoding formate hydrogenlyase transcriptional activator FlhA, with protein sequence MAIRLTDSPSRLSILWQDTLLKVSQTLLQQRSIDSLLHVLDSLSFSVVRFGRVNLLLIDPLHNQTSFYYHDRDTHKTRCNEETLLLLDGPGGVVWNTHRLLHCDKVHFQRDFPHLMNQPAYAGLSDYCQLPLLSPHRVLGGIEFIKTDGSRFDDSEIVFFQALSEVIALVLENISERELARREEEALRHERDHYRILVDVTNTVISKLELKALAQEISKEIHRFFNIDFVALAFRDSDDDDKTLKYYAAHYLAGHAPQWREGERPLSETLAADVIRDNEPMLIKNQDRIARPGQPRYLAQWVDSGLRHACLLPLAFGSRVLGVLELAHGIELAVNDAEMKLLRQIASRIAIALDNALAYGQITRLKDSLIHENFYLTEQLTEHIHSQGDGAFGEIIGRSAAIRQVLEQVEMVAGSDSTVLILGETGTGKELIARAIHSLSPRKAKRMVKMNCAAIPSGLLESDLFGHEKGAFTGATSQRQGRFEMADKSTLFLDEVGDIPLELQPKLLRVLQEREIERLGGSKVISVDVRLIAATNRDLKQMVADREYRSDLYYRLNVFPIVIPPLRERPEDIPLLAKFFTRKIARRMNRTIDSIPSEMLRQLSKLPWPGNVRELENVIERAVILTKGTTLNLQLAELQHHLSPLDTPKPSPAAAKGVPEPSPVMEDDDEESERQRIIRVLKETNGIVAGPKGAAAKLGLKRTTLLSRMQRMGISVKAIEDME